In Thermodesulfobacteriota bacterium, the genomic stretch GTATCTCCCAGAGGTTCTCCTTGTTGTAGAAGACCTGCGGGTCGGTCATGTGGTAAGAGGAATAGATATGCGCCTGCACGCTCAGGAGCCCCTGCGGATACCTTATGTGCCTCTCAAGGTCGTCGGGCATGGCTTCGAGCGGCTCGAATACGCCCTCGAATATCCCGGAGAAGACCCTGAGGACCGGGTCCGCGGGGTCGCTTACGTAGAACTTCACCGTGCCGTCGTACGCGTCGACCACTGTCTTTACCGAGTTCCTTATGTAGTTCGTCCTCCCGTCGACTGGCGTCGAATAAGGGAACCTCCTTGAAGTGGTGTACGCGTCGACCATCCACACGAGCCTGCCGGAATCGGAGATGACGAGGTACGGGTCCTTGTCGAATATGAGGAACGGCGCTATCGTCCGTACCCTTTCGAGCACGTTCCTGTAGTAGAGTATCCTGCTCTCCGGCTTTATGTCAGAGGAAAGGAGTATCTTCTCGGTCTTGAACCTGAGCGCGAAGAGCGCCCTCTTCAAGAGCGAATCGAGCCTTACGCCGCCCTCTCCCGCGTAGGACGTGTAGACGTTGCCTTCGGTAGTAGGGTAGCTGAACTCCTGGACCTTTGTATTGACGACAACGTAGTCGCTCGAGAGCTCCCCGTAATAGATCTCCGGCCTCGTAACGGCGAGATTGCCGTAGCTCACGGGCGGTATGTCCCGGACCATAAGCTCCGGGAGCCCCTCGCGCGTTATCCTGCTTACGGGCCCGAGGGCCAGGCCGTAGCCGTGCGTGAACGTGAGCTTCTCGTTTATCCAGGACCTGCTCGGGAGGTCAGCGTAGGAGAGCTCCCTCGGCGAGAGCATGACCTGCATATAGTCGCCGTTTATCGTGTACCTGTCGTTGTCCACGTCCGCGAACTTGTAGTACGTCCTTATCTGCTGGAGCTGGCTGTAGGTCCGTAGGAGCGGCACGTGGTCCCACAGCCTGATGTTCTTGATGGTCGCGTCGTTCGCCTCGATATTCCCGGACGTCAGATTGTATCCGACGTCGAACGGTATCACCTCTATGCTGTCGAGGTCATAGCCCATGCGCGTGAACTTTATATTGTGCTCTAAATACGGGGTCTCGAGCACAAGCTCGTTCGGCTCTACCTTGAACTTCTGGACGAACCCGGGATAGAGCACGAGCCCGCCGAAATAGACTACGCCGACCACGCCCGCCGAGACCAGGGCCGCCTTCAAGGCGCCCCGGAGCATGGAAACTCCGAACACGACCGCCGCTATGGGAGTGACCGCTATGAGTATCCTGTAGAAGAGTAGCCGCGTATTTACGTCGGTATAGCCGGCGCCGAAAACGGCGCCGTCCTTCGTAAGGAGGAGGTTGAAGGTATCAATGTAGAATCCGAAGGCGGCCAGCAGGAGGAAAAGGCCGCCGAGCACCCCGAAATGCGCCCTCACCTTCCTGTCTATATAAAAGCCCGCGTTGGAGAGGACGAGGCCGCCCCTCAGGAAGTAGTTCACCCCCACGATAAGGAAGGTCATGACGAGCGTGAACCCGGCAAACCCCTTGAGCGACTCTATGAACGGGAGCCTGAAAAGGTAGAAGCCTATGTCCTTGCCGAGTATCGGGTCCGCCAGGTCCATATGGACGGAGTTCATGAAGATAAGGAACTCATCCCATCTCAGCGCCCCCCACTGCGCCGCGAAAAAGGCGAAAACGGCCCCGGCGACCAGGGCAGCCGTCCTTACGATGCCCTCGAGTCCCTGCACCTGGAGCGCGAGGTTGTCGACCAGGTGTAGCTTCATGGGCCTGAAGCTTGCCCGGTTTGCTATTATAGTATTGACCGTCGCAAAGGCGAGGAAGAAAAGCCCGAAGGCCGCGCCCATGGCTATCTTCGCGGAGAGCGTTTTCGTGAATATCCCGGTGTACCCGGTCTCCTTGAAAAAGAGCCACTCGGTATAGATGTTAAGGAGCGAGAGCGACAGGATTAAAAGTAATCCGATGAGCCCGATAATTACAAACCTGGTCTTTTTTGCCTGCATCGTCCTTCCCTTCTATTGTTCTTTTCAGCAGTCTTTTATAGCATTATGAAGTAGCCGATACAATAGAAACCGGCAAGAAACGGGAAGATGTGAAAGGAATCATGTGAAGGGATACGATATGGCGGGAATGTCCGGACGGAGACACTACTTTACTAAAGGAAGCTTTGGTAATTGTACTGCAGACATTGCGTAGGTTTTAGCTCCGAAGCAATCTAAAAGTGACTATTACCTGAATACGAGATTTCTTTCCGCCACGCTTCGCCCTCGGCTCATGCGCTCGCAGTGTAAGGATACATGAATCAGTGAGAG encodes the following:
- a CDS encoding UPF0182 family protein, translated to MQAKKTRFVIIGLIGLLLILSLSLLNIYTEWLFFKETGYTGIFTKTLSAKIAMGAAFGLFFLAFATVNTIIANRASFRPMKLHLVDNLALQVQGLEGIVRTAALVAGAVFAFFAAQWGALRWDEFLIFMNSVHMDLADPILGKDIGFYLFRLPFIESLKGFAGFTLVMTFLIVGVNYFLRGGLVLSNAGFYIDRKVRAHFGVLGGLFLLLAAFGFYIDTFNLLLTKDGAVFGAGYTDVNTRLLFYRILIAVTPIAAVVFGVSMLRGALKAALVSAGVVGVVYFGGLVLYPGFVQKFKVEPNELVLETPYLEHNIKFTRMGYDLDSIEVIPFDVGYNLTSGNIEANDATIKNIRLWDHVPLLRTYSQLQQIRTYYKFADVDNDRYTINGDYMQVMLSPRELSYADLPSRSWINEKLTFTHGYGLALGPVSRITREGLPELMVRDIPPVSYGNLAVTRPEIYYGELSSDYVVVNTKVQEFSYPTTEGNVYTSYAGEGGVRLDSLLKRALFALRFKTEKILLSSDIKPESRILYYRNVLERVRTIAPFLIFDKDPYLVISDSGRLVWMVDAYTTSRRFPYSTPVDGRTNYIRNSVKTVVDAYDGTVKFYVSDPADPVLRVFSGIFEGVFEPLEAMPDDLERHIRYPQGLLSVQAHIYSSYHMTDPQVFYNKENLWEIPVFSERTMEPYYTIMKLPGEDKEEYILLLPYTPAKRDNLAAWLAARCDVPNYGKLVVYTFPRDRLIYGPKQIDARINQDSYISQQLTLWGQRGSQVIRGSLLVIPIENSLLYVQPLYLAAVDKAGLPELRRVIVAYENEVVMEENLELALERLFGGRKAARTRAAGAAAPAAKPDETGTTELAREAMRTFERALDKQRRGDWAGYGEEIERLEEILKRIAR